The following are encoded together in the Aquamicrobium lusatiense genome:
- a CDS encoding glycine C-acetyltransferase, producing MTPDFLSHIEGVLAGIEADGLYKRERLIAGTQSGRIRVRGPGGERQMVNLCANNYLGLADNAEIKAAARQALDDYGFGMASVRFICGTQMLHRELEHAVAAYLGKDDAILFAACFDANGALFEPLLGPEDAIISDSLNHASIIDGVRLSKAKRFRYAPGDMNDLEAQLRQADAEGARFRLIVTDGVFSMDGHIARLPEICDLAERFGAIVAVDDCHATGHLGDQGRGTPALTGAGDRVDIVTGTFGKTLGGAMGGFIAASQPIIDLLRQQARPYLFSNSLAPAVAAGSLKAIEIAREADDLRARLARHTARFRQGLTEAGFTLLPGETPIIPVMLGDAVLAQRMAGALDERGVYVAGFFYPVVPQGRARIRTQMSAALTDEDVTFAIDAFKDAGRTLGII from the coding sequence ATGACACCGGATTTCCTTTCCCACATCGAAGGCGTGCTTGCCGGCATTGAGGCGGACGGGCTCTACAAGCGCGAGCGTCTGATCGCAGGCACGCAATCCGGCCGCATCCGCGTCAGGGGCCCCGGGGGCGAACGGCAGATGGTCAATCTGTGCGCCAACAACTATCTGGGCCTCGCCGACAATGCCGAGATCAAGGCAGCCGCCCGGCAGGCGCTCGATGATTACGGGTTCGGCATGGCCTCCGTGCGCTTCATATGCGGAACGCAGATGTTGCACCGCGAGCTTGAACACGCCGTCGCCGCCTATCTCGGCAAGGACGACGCCATTCTGTTCGCCGCCTGCTTCGATGCCAACGGCGCCCTGTTCGAGCCGCTGCTCGGTCCCGAGGACGCCATCATTTCCGACAGCCTGAACCACGCCTCCATCATCGACGGGGTGCGCCTGAGCAAGGCGAAGCGCTTCCGTTATGCGCCGGGCGACATGAACGATCTGGAGGCGCAGCTCAGGCAGGCGGATGCGGAAGGCGCCCGCTTCAGGCTCATCGTCACCGACGGCGTGTTCTCGATGGACGGCCACATCGCCCGCTTGCCGGAAATCTGCGATCTGGCCGAGCGCTTCGGCGCGATCGTGGCCGTGGACGATTGCCATGCCACCGGCCATCTGGGCGATCAGGGGCGCGGCACGCCCGCTCTGACGGGCGCAGGCGATCGTGTCGACATCGTCACCGGCACCTTCGGCAAAACGCTGGGCGGCGCCATGGGCGGCTTCATCGCCGCTTCGCAGCCGATCATCGATCTTCTGCGCCAGCAGGCGCGGCCCTATCTGTTTTCCAACAGCCTTGCACCGGCCGTCGCCGCAGGGTCGCTGAAGGCGATAGAAATCGCCCGCGAAGCCGACGACCTCCGCGCCCGCCTCGCTCGCCACACCGCGCGCTTCCGCCAAGGCCTTACCGAGGCCGGTTTCACGCTTCTTCCCGGCGAAACGCCGATCATTCCCGTCATGCTCGGCGATGCCGTGCTGGCGCAGCGCATGGCCGGCGCCCTCGATGAACGCGGCGTCTACGTCGCCGGCTTCTTCTATCCCGTCGTGCCGCAGGGCAGGGCGCGCATCCGCACCCAGATGTCGGCCGCGCTGACGGATGAGGACGTCACATTCGCCATCGACGCTTTCAAGGATGCCGGGCGCACGCTCGGCATCATCTGA
- a CDS encoding ABC transporter ATP-binding protein: MTAPALQIERLSVTFEDFVALKEVSLTVAPGESFGLVGESGSGKSTLLRAVAGLSPISGGTIQVNGKTLDGRRSKEFYRQVQMVFQDPYGSLHPRQTVDRLLLEPLAIHGFADTERRIVRALEEVGLGSGFRFRYSHQLSGGQRQRVAIARALILEPSILLLDEPTSALDASVQAEVLNLLEEVRAARKLTFIMVSHDLAVVTHMCDRLMVMQNGREVELLASADLVSRNVSQDYTRNLLVASEGFQRSA, from the coding sequence ATGACGGCGCCTGCTCTCCAAATCGAACGGCTGAGCGTCACCTTCGAGGATTTCGTGGCGCTGAAGGAGGTGAGCCTGACGGTGGCGCCCGGCGAATCCTTTGGACTGGTCGGGGAATCCGGCTCCGGCAAGTCGACGCTGTTGCGCGCCGTGGCGGGCCTTTCTCCCATCAGCGGCGGCACTATTCAGGTCAACGGCAAGACGCTCGACGGCAGGCGCAGCAAGGAATTCTACCGTCAGGTGCAGATGGTGTTTCAGGATCCTTATGGTTCCCTGCATCCGCGCCAGACGGTGGACCGGCTGTTGCTGGAGCCGCTGGCGATCCATGGCTTCGCCGATACCGAGCGCCGCATCGTGCGGGCGCTGGAAGAAGTGGGGCTGGGCTCCGGCTTCCGCTTCCGCTATTCGCACCAGCTTTCCGGCGGCCAGCGCCAGCGCGTGGCGATCGCGCGCGCCCTGATCCTCGAACCGTCGATCCTGCTGCTCGATGAGCCGACCTCGGCGCTCGATGCCTCGGTGCAGGCTGAGGTGCTGAACCTTCTGGAAGAGGTGCGCGCCGCACGCAAGCTCACATTTATCATGGTCAGCCATGACCTCGCCGTCGTTACCCATATGTGCGACCGGCTGATGGTGATGCAGAATGGACGCGAGGTGGAGCTTCTGGCCTCCGCCGATCTCGTCAGCCGCAATGTGAGCCAGGACTATACCCGCAACCTGCTTGTCGCCAGCGAGGGCTTCCAGCGCAGCGCCTGA
- a CDS encoding membrane-bound PQQ-dependent dehydrogenase, glucose/quinate/shikimate family yields MASDAKPETTGRWAHIILGVLFALSGLYFAVGGGILIARGGSWYYLICGLAILALAWGLFRNKLYVGPLYAIIFVATLAWSFWEAGLDFWPLFTRLFIFLVAGALLAFAIPSLRRNAGAEGKTGLHAAIGGVLAAAAIVMFAGTYKDRGIYNAPAPTAAAAVTPETEHRNWDNYGGNAEGERFVALDQINRDNVQNLEVAWTYRHGDIPESPNGLGREDLNTPLQIGNTVFFCTPKNNVVALDATTGEEKWKTIIDSKLGNWARCRGIAYYDGTGAEPNRAQAGVEKRFGYVANTDPGVCPRRILTNTVDTELIAINADTGEFCSDFGTNGRVNLYDGMGEGPGDYKQTSAPTLAGDVIVVGGFVSDNVSTEVPSGVIRAFDVKTGELRWAWDSGNPAVTGAPTPDMPYTRGSPNVWAPMSYDPQTDTVFLPMGNNSPDLWGGNRDENRERYSASIVALNASNGRPVWHYQTVHNDLWDFDIPMQPTLTTFPKDGQDVPAVIFGTKQGMFFVLDRKTGQPLTEVEERPVPAGNLKGEKYSPTQPFSVGMPQIGNELFTEADMWGATPFDQLLCRIDFKGMTNYGLFVPPGLEKQLLLPGSLGGFNWGGISVDPTGHTIFVNDLRLGLRLQLGERTSEDEVLPAGTSLPMAGTPYYVKEKTRFYSPLGIPCQEPPFGTMTAIDLKTQKIAWSVPAGTVKDASVLGFKLGLGIPVGLPTIGGSMVTQGGVLFFASTLDYYLRAYDSSTGKELWKGRLPVGSQATPISYKSPTTGEQFVLISAGGARNSDDRGDYVIAYKLRK; encoded by the coding sequence GTGGCTTCCGATGCTAAACCTGAGACGACGGGCCGATGGGCCCATATCATACTGGGGGTGCTGTTTGCCCTTTCCGGCCTCTACTTCGCTGTTGGAGGAGGCATTCTCATCGCGCGCGGCGGTAGCTGGTACTATCTGATCTGCGGACTTGCGATTCTTGCGCTGGCCTGGGGCCTGTTCCGTAACAAGCTCTATGTCGGACCGCTCTACGCCATTATTTTCGTGGCCACGCTCGCATGGTCCTTCTGGGAAGCGGGGCTCGATTTCTGGCCGCTCTTTACCCGCCTTTTCATCTTCCTCGTGGCTGGTGCACTTCTGGCCTTCGCAATCCCGTCGCTGCGCCGCAATGCAGGTGCCGAAGGCAAAACCGGGCTCCACGCAGCGATTGGCGGCGTGCTTGCGGCAGCTGCCATTGTCATGTTCGCCGGCACGTACAAGGATCGCGGAATCTACAACGCGCCAGCCCCGACAGCAGCTGCGGCTGTAACGCCTGAAACCGAGCACAGGAACTGGGACAACTACGGCGGCAATGCCGAAGGTGAGCGTTTCGTCGCGCTCGACCAGATCAACCGCGACAATGTGCAGAATCTCGAAGTGGCCTGGACCTATCGCCATGGCGACATTCCCGAGAGCCCCAACGGTCTTGGCCGCGAAGATCTCAACACACCGCTTCAGATCGGCAATACCGTTTTCTTCTGCACGCCCAAGAACAACGTGGTCGCACTGGATGCGACCACGGGCGAGGAAAAGTGGAAGACCATCATCGATTCCAAGCTTGGCAACTGGGCACGCTGCCGTGGCATTGCCTATTATGACGGCACCGGCGCCGAGCCAAACCGGGCGCAGGCGGGTGTGGAGAAGCGTTTCGGTTATGTCGCAAACACCGATCCGGGTGTCTGCCCGCGTCGCATCCTCACCAATACGGTCGATACGGAACTGATCGCCATCAATGCCGACACGGGCGAGTTCTGCTCCGATTTCGGCACCAACGGTCGCGTCAACCTGTATGACGGCATGGGCGAAGGTCCCGGCGACTACAAACAGACATCGGCGCCTACACTCGCCGGTGATGTCATTGTCGTCGGCGGCTTCGTCTCCGACAACGTTTCAACGGAAGTGCCCTCGGGCGTCATCCGCGCCTTCGATGTCAAAACGGGTGAACTGCGCTGGGCCTGGGATTCCGGCAACCCGGCAGTTACCGGCGCGCCAACACCCGACATGCCCTACACACGCGGTTCTCCCAATGTGTGGGCGCCAATGTCCTACGATCCGCAGACGGATACCGTCTTCCTGCCGATGGGCAACAACTCGCCCGACCTGTGGGGCGGCAACCGCGACGAGAACCGCGAGCGCTATTCCGCATCGATCGTGGCGCTCAATGCTTCCAACGGCCGCCCTGTCTGGCATTACCAGACCGTGCATAACGACCTGTGGGATTTCGACATTCCCATGCAGCCGACCCTGACCACCTTCCCCAAGGACGGTCAGGACGTGCCTGCCGTCATCTTCGGCACCAAGCAGGGCATGTTCTTTGTCCTCGATCGCAAGACAGGCCAGCCACTGACCGAGGTGGAGGAACGCCCTGTTCCCGCAGGCAACCTCAAGGGTGAGAAGTATTCTCCCACCCAGCCCTTCTCGGTCGGCATGCCACAAATCGGCAATGAACTGTTCACTGAAGCGGATATGTGGGGCGCAACACCCTTCGATCAGCTTCTGTGCCGGATCGACTTCAAGGGCATGACCAATTACGGCCTGTTCGTTCCGCCCGGGCTTGAAAAACAGCTGTTGCTTCCGGGCTCGCTGGGCGGATTCAACTGGGGTGGTATCTCGGTCGATCCGACGGGTCACACCATCTTCGTCAACGACCTGCGTCTGGGCCTGCGCCTCCAGCTCGGGGAGCGCACGTCGGAGGACGAGGTGCTGCCGGCCGGCACCAGCCTGCCAATGGCGGGAACACCTTACTATGTGAAAGAAAAGACCCGCTTCTATTCACCGCTCGGCATTCCGTGCCAGGAACCGCCCTTCGGTACGATGACGGCAATCGATCTCAAGACACAGAAGATCGCCTGGAGCGTACCCGCAGGCACGGTGAAGGATGCCTCGGTTCTCGGCTTCAAGCTGGGGCTGGGCATTCCCGTCGGGCTTCCCACCATTGGCGGTTCGATGGTCACGCAGGGCGGCGTTCTGTTCTTTGCCTCGACGCTCGATTACTATCTTCGCGCCTATGACAGCTCGACCGGCAAGGAACTGTGGAAAGGCCGGCTTCCGGTCGGTTCGCAGGCAACCCCGATCAGCTACAAGTCACCGACGACCGGTGAGCAGTTTGTCCTGATCAGCGCCGGCGGAGCCCGCAACTCCGACGACCGCGGCGACTATGTCATCGCCTACAAGCTCAGGAAGTAA
- a CDS encoding ABC transporter permease, translating to MSTADTPVPARRANRRAWAIFRAIASFLVIVLTTYLGLLAVTFFIGRVVPIDPVLAIVGDRAPAHVIERVRQEMGLNLPYYQQFILYVKGVLHGDFGTSVLTTNPVMTDIRRVFPATMELATVGTIIGAAFGIPLGVLAAVRRGSLADQLVRIVGLIGYSVPIFWLGLLALLVFYAKLGWTSGPGRMDVVFEYTFTPVTGFFLIDAIINRDWAAFRDIVSHLILPASLLGYFSMAYISRMTRSFMLNELQQEYIVAARAKGLSETRIIWGHALRNAAVPLVTVIALSYAGLLEGSVLTETVFAWPGLGLYITNSLQNADMNAVLGGTIVIGSVFIAINLLSDVLYRMLDPRTRS from the coding sequence GTGAGCACAGCTGACACACCAGTGCCGGCAAGGCGCGCCAACCGGCGCGCCTGGGCCATATTCAGGGCGATCGCCAGTTTTCTGGTGATCGTTCTGACCACCTATCTCGGCCTGCTGGCGGTGACCTTCTTCATCGGCCGCGTGGTGCCGATCGATCCGGTCCTCGCCATCGTGGGCGATCGAGCGCCGGCGCATGTGATCGAGCGCGTGCGGCAGGAAATGGGCCTCAACCTGCCCTATTACCAGCAGTTCATCCTCTACGTGAAAGGCGTACTGCATGGCGATTTCGGCACCTCGGTGCTGACCACCAATCCGGTGATGACCGACATACGCCGCGTCTTTCCGGCAACTATGGAGCTGGCCACGGTCGGCACCATCATCGGGGCCGCCTTCGGCATTCCGCTGGGCGTGCTGGCGGCCGTCAGGCGCGGCAGCCTTGCCGACCAGCTTGTTCGCATCGTCGGCCTGATCGGCTATTCCGTGCCGATCTTCTGGCTCGGGCTGCTGGCATTGCTGGTGTTCTATGCAAAGCTGGGCTGGACGTCCGGTCCCGGCCGCATGGATGTGGTGTTTGAATATACGTTCACGCCGGTCACGGGCTTCTTCCTGATTGACGCAATCATCAATCGCGACTGGGCCGCTTTCCGCGATATCGTTTCCCACCTGATCCTGCCGGCTTCGTTGCTCGGCTATTTCTCCATGGCCTATATCAGCCGCATGACGCGCTCCTTCATGCTGAACGAGCTGCAACAGGAATATATCGTCGCCGCGCGCGCCAAGGGCCTGTCGGAAACGCGCATCATCTGGGGTCATGCGCTGCGGAATGCGGCGGTGCCGCTGGTGACGGTAATCGCGCTTTCCTATGCCGGCCTGCTTGAGGGATCGGTGCTGACCGAGACGGTCTTTGCGTGGCCGGGACTTGGCCTCTACATCACCAATTCGCTTCAGAACGCCGACATGAACGCCGTGCTTGGCGGCACCATCGTCATCGGCTCGGTGTTCATCGCCATCAACCTTCTGTCCGACGTGCTCTACCGCATGCTCGATCCCCGCACGAGGAGCTGA
- a CDS encoding ABC transporter permease, with protein sequence MMAHFTAVLSEELGAARKFLTSIDKAKILLVFLFCLACIVWFLLGEKYPAATFASPYETFEALYWMLADRHNEYIVGIGETLSVFFRGFLGAVAAGLSLTLVMGLSPLLGRALNPLLDLLGSVPNIAFMPMVVALMGLDQPAKVTIVFLGAVLPVAINGHAALRQIDGDYEEAALDLGATRLRALLAVVWPLALPQMVAGMRVGAGYALAACVVAEIYTAMTGLGGLLVGYGNSFNMPRYFVIVITLALIGIFTTALLRYVETFFARRAGLISERE encoded by the coding sequence ATGATGGCGCATTTTACCGCCGTTCTTTCTGAAGAACTGGGTGCCGCTAGAAAATTTTTGACCAGCATCGACAAAGCAAAAATTCTTCTCGTTTTTCTTTTTTGTCTCGCATGCATTGTATGGTTCCTGCTGGGGGAAAAATATCCTGCAGCAACATTTGCATCTCCCTATGAGACCTTCGAAGCTCTTTACTGGATGCTGGCAGACAGACATAACGAATATATTGTGGGAATAGGCGAAACGCTCTCGGTTTTTTTTCGGGGCTTTCTTGGTGCCGTAGCGGCAGGGCTTTCGCTGACGCTGGTGATGGGGCTATCCCCTCTTCTCGGGCGCGCGCTGAATCCCCTGCTCGATCTGCTCGGTTCGGTGCCCAACATCGCGTTCATGCCAATGGTCGTGGCGCTCATGGGACTGGACCAGCCCGCCAAGGTGACGATCGTGTTTCTGGGCGCCGTGCTGCCCGTGGCAATCAATGGCCACGCCGCGCTGAGGCAGATCGATGGCGATTATGAAGAGGCCGCGCTTGATCTTGGCGCCACGCGGCTGCGTGCACTGCTCGCAGTGGTGTGGCCTCTTGCCCTTCCCCAAATGGTTGCCGGCATGCGCGTCGGTGCAGGCTATGCGCTGGCGGCCTGCGTGGTGGCTGAAATCTACACTGCAATGACCGGGCTTGGCGGGTTGCTGGTCGGTTATGGGAACTCCTTCAACATGCCGCGCTATTTCGTGATCGTCATCACGCTTGCCCTGATCGGCATCTTTACCACGGCTCTGCTGCGCTATGTCGAAACCTTTTTCGCGCGCCGGGCAGGCCTCATCAGTGAAAGAGAATGA
- a CDS encoding ABC transporter ATP-binding protein: MSALLEVDDLRVSFPTRTGVVEAVRGVSFTLGRERLGIVGESGSGKSQTGRAVMGLTAEHGQISAKKLQFSGIDLINIPKAERRALRGNRIAMILQDPKYSLNPVMTIGRQIVETLKTHERIGRAAARKRALDMLAAVQIRDPERVFDLYPHEVSGGMGQRAMIAMMLVAGPELLIADEPTSALDVTVQLEVLGILNRLVADRGMGLIFISHDLRLVSSFCDRVLVMYAGRIVEELAAGQLAQAKHPYTQGLLNCMPRIDNDRHPLPVLDRRPEWAL; this comes from the coding sequence ATGAGCGCGCTTCTTGAAGTCGATGATCTGCGCGTTTCCTTCCCCACCCGCACGGGCGTGGTGGAGGCGGTGCGAGGGGTATCGTTCACGCTCGGCCGCGAACGGCTGGGCATCGTGGGCGAATCCGGTTCCGGTAAGTCGCAGACCGGGCGCGCCGTCATGGGGCTGACGGCGGAACACGGCCAGATCAGTGCGAAGAAGCTGCAATTCAGTGGCATCGATCTCATCAATATCCCGAAAGCTGAACGGCGGGCGCTGCGCGGCAACCGCATTGCCATGATCCTGCAGGACCCGAAATATTCGCTGAACCCGGTGATGACCATCGGCCGCCAGATCGTCGAGACGCTCAAGACGCATGAGCGGATCGGGCGGGCGGCGGCGCGCAAGCGGGCGCTCGACATGCTGGCTGCCGTGCAGATCCGCGATCCCGAGCGCGTCTTCGATCTCTATCCGCATGAGGTGTCGGGCGGCATGGGTCAGCGCGCCATGATCGCCATGATGCTGGTGGCCGGTCCCGAACTGCTGATCGCCGACGAGCCGACTTCGGCGCTCGATGTCACGGTGCAGCTCGAAGTGCTGGGTATTCTCAATAGGCTGGTGGCCGATCGCGGCATGGGGCTGATCTTCATCTCGCATGATCTGAGGCTGGTGTCCTCCTTCTGCGACCGCGTGCTCGTCATGTATGCGGGGCGCATCGTGGAAGAGCTTGCCGCCGGACAACTGGCGCAGGCGAAGCACCCCTACACACAGGGCCTGCTCAACTGCATGCCGCGCATCGACAATGACCGCCATCCCCTGCCCGTTCTCGACCGCCGGCCGGAGTGGGCGCTATGA
- a CDS encoding helix-turn-helix domain-containing protein — protein MDSVNEAPKIGPVIQAERKKRHLTLDRLAALSGVSRSMLSQIERSEANPTFAVLWSLTQALGIDFSQLLAGGTSQQRKPDSIDLVTLALTPEIRSPDGAWRLRILSPPMLAGQVEWYEVEIAPGCMLQSAPHAPGTFEHLTAYSEGLLVETEHGSQKLATGETARYRADVAHEIRNTGRQTARALMVVLHELKA, from the coding sequence ATGGACAGTGTGAACGAAGCGCCGAAGATCGGGCCCGTCATTCAGGCGGAGCGCAAGAAGCGGCATCTGACGCTCGACCGTCTGGCCGCGCTTTCGGGCGTTTCGCGCTCGATGCTGTCGCAGATCGAGCGCAGCGAAGCCAATCCCACTTTTGCGGTTCTGTGGTCGCTGACGCAGGCGCTGGGCATCGATTTTTCACAGTTACTGGCCGGCGGCACGTCGCAGCAGCGCAAGCCGGACAGCATCGATCTGGTGACGCTGGCGCTGACGCCTGAGATCAGGAGCCCCGACGGCGCATGGCGGCTGCGGATTCTCAGCCCGCCCATGCTGGCCGGTCAGGTCGAATGGTATGAGGTGGAGATTGCGCCCGGCTGCATGCTGCAGAGCGCGCCCCATGCTCCCGGCACGTTCGAGCATCTCACGGCCTACAGCGAGGGCCTGCTGGTCGAAACGGAGCATGGGTCGCAGAAGCTGGCGACGGGCGAAACCGCGCGCTATCGCGCCGATGTCGCCCATGAGATCAGGAACACCGGCAGGCAGACCGCCCGTGCGCTGATGGTGGTGCTGCACGAACTCAAGGCCTGA
- the nikC gene encoding nickel transporter permease: protein MSETTMTRRQWLLTDRPQSRLQARLGRAYVTWRRFTANKLAVLGMLIILALVLVAIFAPALAPHSPYVGDLAGKRLLPPGPEHWLGTDDQGRDILSRLIYGSRLTLQVVLLVAIIAAPIGLLVGTVAGYAGGWVDAVLMRITDIFLAFPKLVLALAFVAALGPGIGNAIIAIAITSWPPYARIARAETLTVRNSDYISAVRLMGASPWRIVLRHIMPLCISSLIVRVTLDMAGIILTAAGLGFLGLGAQPPLPEWGAMIASGRRFILDQWWVAAMPGFAILIVSLGFNLLGDGLRDALDPKGSGQ from the coding sequence ATGAGCGAAACGACGATGACCCGCCGCCAGTGGCTGCTCACCGACAGGCCGCAGTCACGCCTGCAGGCAAGGCTCGGTCGCGCCTATGTGACATGGCGGCGTTTTACGGCCAACAAGCTTGCAGTGCTCGGCATGCTGATCATTCTGGCGCTGGTTCTGGTGGCGATCTTTGCCCCCGCACTGGCGCCCCACTCGCCCTATGTCGGCGATCTTGCCGGCAAGCGCCTGTTGCCGCCGGGGCCGGAACACTGGCTCGGCACCGACGATCAGGGGCGCGACATTCTCTCGCGCCTGATCTACGGTTCGCGCCTGACCCTGCAGGTGGTGCTGCTGGTGGCGATCATAGCAGCACCCATCGGCCTTTTGGTCGGCACGGTCGCCGGCTATGCGGGTGGCTGGGTGGATGCGGTTCTGATGCGCATCACCGACATCTTCCTCGCCTTCCCGAAGCTGGTTCTGGCGCTGGCCTTCGTCGCTGCGCTCGGCCCGGGCATCGGCAACGCCATCATCGCCATCGCCATCACCTCATGGCCGCCCTATGCCCGTATCGCACGGGCGGAAACGCTGACGGTGCGCAATTCCGACTACATCTCGGCGGTGCGGCTGATGGGCGCCTCGCCATGGCGCATCGTGCTGCGTCACATCATGCCGCTTTGCATCTCCTCGCTGATCGTGCGCGTGACGCTCGACATGGCGGGCATCATCCTCACCGCTGCCGGGCTCGGTTTCCTCGGCCTCGGCGCGCAGCCGCCGCTGCCCGAGTGGGGCGCGATGATTGCGTCCGGCCGCCGTTTCATCCTCGATCAGTGGTGGGTGGCCGCCATGCCGGGCTTCGCCATCCTGATCGTCAGCCTCGGCTTCAACCTGCTGGGCGACGGATTGCGCGATGCGCTCGATCCAAAAGGAAGCGGCCAATGA
- the tdh gene encoding L-threonine 3-dehydrogenase yields the protein MRALVKAKAEPGIWMEERPIPEIGPDDVLIKVKKTGICGTDIHIYNWDEWAAKTVPVPMVTGHEYAGEIVEVGSHVRDFTIGQRVSGEGHVIGMRSRASRAGRYHLDPETRGIGVNLPGAFADYVRVPAFNVVPLPDTIDDELGAILDPLGNAVHTALSFDVAGEDVLITGAGPIGIMGAAVARHCGARHVVITDVNPARLELASKVADVTPVNVAKEELRDAMARLGMREGFDIGFEMSGAPAAFEQLIDHTLMGGRIALLGVPAKPFSFDLGKVVFKMITLKGIYGREMFETWHKMLAMLESGLDVRKVITSRMKAEDYERAFANAAAGEAGKIVLEW from the coding sequence ATGCGCGCACTGGTCAAAGCCAAGGCGGAACCCGGCATCTGGATGGAAGAGCGCCCGATACCGGAAATCGGCCCCGACGACGTTCTCATCAAGGTCAAGAAAACCGGCATCTGCGGCACCGACATCCACATCTACAACTGGGACGAGTGGGCAGCAAAAACCGTGCCCGTGCCCATGGTGACCGGCCATGAATATGCCGGCGAGATCGTCGAGGTCGGTTCCCACGTCCGCGACTTCACGATCGGCCAGCGGGTGTCCGGCGAGGGCCATGTCATCGGCATGCGCAGCCGCGCCAGCCGGGCCGGCCGCTATCATCTCGATCCCGAAACGCGCGGCATCGGCGTCAACCTGCCCGGCGCGTTCGCCGATTACGTGCGCGTGCCGGCCTTCAATGTCGTGCCGCTGCCCGACACCATAGACGATGAGCTCGGCGCCATTCTCGATCCGCTCGGCAACGCCGTGCATACGGCACTCTCCTTCGACGTGGCCGGCGAGGACGTGCTGATCACCGGCGCGGGACCGATCGGCATCATGGGCGCCGCCGTCGCGCGTCATTGCGGCGCGCGCCATGTCGTCATCACCGACGTCAATCCGGCACGGCTGGAACTCGCCAGCAAGGTCGCCGACGTGACACCCGTCAATGTGGCGAAGGAGGAACTGCGCGACGCCATGGCAAGGCTTGGCATGCGCGAGGGCTTTGACATCGGCTTCGAGATGAGCGGCGCGCCGGCCGCCTTCGAGCAGCTGATCGACCACACGCTGATGGGCGGGCGCATCGCACTGCTGGGCGTGCCGGCCAAACCGTTTTCGTTCGATCTCGGCAAGGTCGTGTTCAAGATGATCACGCTGAAGGGCATCTATGGGCGTGAAATGTTCGAGACCTGGCACAAGATGCTCGCCATGCTGGAAAGCGGTCTCGACGTGCGCAAGGTGATCACCAGCCGCATGAAGGCCGAAGACTATGAACGGGCCTTCGCCAATGCCGCCGCCGGAGAGGCCGGCAAGATCGTTCTGGAGTGGTGA
- a CDS encoding ABC transporter substrate-binding protein has translation MKTVIACALACVLMTGVAMAEPFRIIVTSKEAPLVPNSVLHLAQSEGYFERAGVDVELIPVEQTPMAVTALRTGGGEMANISVDSLLGLYTGGVTDLKAVGSTDKAIPYIIAGRADLTLETMAGRKFGVGRPNSLDHTLSWTVLQYLGAKPDKIEFVPLGQPNVRGRALAQGRIDATTMSIGVFTVMPDRKDLKILVDVDTYFSAAPIVSKVNVVPRSVIAERADELDAVLEALTMAARDYATDPGKWVDAMTRARPDTGRDTLEELAKIYAGSWTVNGGLQRKEMDFTQVWLYRTEKYDNRDLVLPGAWGDFAPVDRVLKKIGISDKGDAVSR, from the coding sequence ATGAAGACTGTGATTGCCTGCGCGCTGGCATGCGTGCTCATGACTGGTGTGGCAATGGCGGAACCATTTCGCATCATCGTCACAAGCAAGGAGGCCCCGCTGGTTCCGAACTCGGTGCTGCATCTGGCGCAAAGCGAAGGCTATTTCGAACGTGCAGGCGTAGATGTCGAACTGATACCGGTTGAACAGACGCCGATGGCGGTAACCGCATTGCGCACTGGTGGCGGAGAGATGGCCAACATCTCGGTGGACAGCCTGCTGGGGCTCTACACCGGTGGCGTCACGGATCTGAAAGCGGTTGGTTCGACCGACAAGGCCATTCCCTACATCATTGCCGGTCGGGCGGATTTGACCCTTGAAACCATGGCCGGCCGGAAATTCGGTGTCGGCCGTCCCAACAGTTTGGATCATACGCTGTCATGGACGGTTTTGCAGTATCTCGGCGCCAAACCGGACAAGATCGAGTTCGTGCCGCTGGGCCAGCCGAATGTGCGCGGTCGGGCACTGGCGCAGGGCCGGATCGATGCCACGACCATGTCGATCGGTGTATTCACGGTCATGCCTGATCGTAAGGACCTGAAGATACTGGTCGATGTTGATACATATTTCAGTGCGGCGCCTATCGTTTCCAAGGTGAATGTGGTGCCGCGGAGCGTCATCGCCGAACGTGCCGATGAGCTTGATGCGGTACTTGAGGCGCTGACCATGGCGGCCCGTGACTACGCGACGGATCCCGGCAAGTGGGTCGATGCCATGACGCGCGCCCGTCCGGATACAGGCCGCGATACGCTGGAGGAACTGGCGAAAATCTATGCCGGAAGCTGGACGGTGAATGGCGGGCTACAGCGCAAGGAGATGGATTTCACGCAGGTCTGGCTCTACCGCACGGAAAAATACGACAACAGGGACCTTGTCCTGCCGGGAGCATGGGGCGATTTTGCGCCTGTCGACAGGGTGTTGAAGAAGATCGGCATTTCGGACAAGGGCGATGCCGTCAGCCGTTAG